A window of Nonomuraea angiospora genomic DNA:
CCAGTTGGAGCAACGAGCTCGCGACGACCTTCTCGACCCGCATGCCGATCTCGTCCGCGCCCAGGTTCGTCTCCCCTCGTCTGCGCTGGTCCGACCGGACGAACGTCTCCGCGCCCTGGCGGATCTTCGCCAGAACCCGATCAGGATCGGAGGGAAGATCGGCGGCCTGGAACGGCAGGCGCAGGGAGCGCCCGCCGCACTGCCCCGCGCGCTGGTACTCCACCGTTCCGGGAGACTGCACGTGCTCAGGGCGCCGCCCGCTGATGACGTGGATCTGCCCGTACGTCGAGCGCGTCAGGGCCTTGCCGGGATCCCCGGCGGGCATCCATACCTCTTGGCGCACGTCCTGGGTGTACTCGCCCTCGGAACCGAAGGCGAACGTGACGTTCTTCCGGTCGACGTAGAGGAACTCCCCCGGCCCGGGCCGCGCATCCTCCCGCGCCGCGACCGTGGCCGCATGCCGGAGCAGCTCGGCGGCGCTGGCCGGAGGGGTCCCGAACGGAGCGGAGTCGTGACCGCCACGCACCATGAACAGTCCCGCGGTCACCGCCGCCGCCAGGCCCACGGCCGCGCCGGCCCTCATCGCCCACCAGCCGGCCGGCAACCCGCGAAGAGGCCGCCGCCGTGGCCGCGCCGGCTGACGGTGGCCGCTCCCGGTCCGCTCGGCCTCGATCTCCTCGGCCACCAGCACCCATGCGCGCGCGGTCACCTCGGGCGCGGGTCCGGGCAGGCTGTCGTGGTGGTCCTTGATCGCTTCGAGTTCGTTCATCACAGCGCCTCCCCGGCGGGACCGATGATCTTGCGGAGCTTCTTGCGGGCGCGGTTGAGACGTGATCCCACCGTTCCCTGAGGAATGCCGAGAGCCTCGGCCACCTCCTCGTAGCTGAGTTGGGCGCAGGCGACCAGCAGCAGGACGTCCCTGTCCCCGGCCGAGAGCCGGGCGAGACCGGCGGCCAGCCGCGGTTGCATGACCGCCGCGGCGACCCGCTGCACCACGCGCTCGTCGTGACTGGCGATCTCCGGGACATCGGCGCTTCTGGCCAGTGCCCGATACCTGCGCGCCTCACCGCGACGGTGCTCGGCGACCAGGTTGGAGGCGATGCCGAACAGCCAGGGCCGGGCGCTGGGGCAGGTCAGGTCGAACCGGTCCCGGCTCCGGAAGGCGCGCAGAAAGGTCTCTGCGGCGAGGTCATCCGCGGCCGACTCGCCCAGGCGCAGGTGAACATAGCGGTGGATGGCTGCGAAATATCGATCGAAGACGGCGCCGAAGCGATCAGGGTGACGCCACGACGCCTCTATCACTTGCGCGTCGGTGCCCTCGCTGGGAGGCGCCGAGTCTTTGGGGGGAGCTGTCATGCAGGCCGGCCTTTCAGGCGGTTACCTCGGAACACCTCTAGTTCGGCGAACCCCCGATTCCTCTTCACGGTCCATCACGCCGGCTGAGCGCCCGCATGAGCACGGCACCGGTCGCGAACGCCAGCACCACGCACAACGGGGTGTAGAGCAGCAGGTTGAGCCAGTAGAACGGGGTGCCGGTGTCCGTGCCCAGCCCGAAGGCCCATGCGAGGCCGAGCTCCGCGCGCGCGAGCAGCCCGGCGCCCAGAGCCA
This region includes:
- a CDS encoding CU044_5270 family protein; this translates as MNELEAIKDHHDSLPGPAPEVTARAWVLVAEEIEAERTGSGHRQPARPRRRPLRGLPAGWWAMRAGAAVGLAAAVTAGLFMVRGGHDSAPFGTPPASAAELLRHAATVAAREDARPGPGEFLYVDRKNVTFAFGSEGEYTQDVRQEVWMPAGDPGKALTRSTYGQIHVISGRRPEHVQSPGTVEYQRAGQCGGRSLRLPFQAADLPSDPDRVLAKIRQGAETFVRSDQRRRGETNLGADEIGMRVEKVVASSLLQLAQDPLTSSRTRATVFGALSKLPTVTIVPGLTDPAGRHGVGASLKLENPGGWERGELIFEPGTYRFLGYRSWIGQQEGGQVRETPGASSAVMTVKVVDSMPKVPKDAGKPLFC
- a CDS encoding RNA polymerase sigma factor → MTAPPKDSAPPSEGTDAQVIEASWRHPDRFGAVFDRYFAAIHRYVHLRLGESAADDLAAETFLRAFRSRDRFDLTCPSARPWLFGIASNLVAEHRRGEARRYRALARSADVPEIASHDERVVQRVAAAVMQPRLAAGLARLSAGDRDVLLLVACAQLSYEEVAEALGIPQGTVGSRLNRARKKLRKIIGPAGEAL